From Bombus huntii isolate Logan2020A chromosome 4, iyBomHunt1.1, whole genome shotgun sequence, one genomic window encodes:
- the LOC126865146 gene encoding PHAF1 protein CG7083 — MLELEVVPERSLGCEQWEFILGMHFSQSVSIIQSQVGIIRGVQVLYSDSNPLEVDLVINLPHDGVRLIFDPVVQRLKIIEIYNMKLVKLKYCGLPFNSPEVLPSIEQIEHSFGATHPGVYDSDKQVFVLNFRGLSFYFPIDSKFQPGYAHGLGSLQFPNGTSPLVAKTAIYVGNMGAGGGSDEHNLKAPPPPLPLVCYHNNLYLEKADVMRDKMRTRGLRLHLFTEGSSVTRVLLEPKKRCLTKEVLFGDTCEDVLSALGAPSRVFFKAEDKMRIHSPHAHKRDKIRRSDFFYNYFTLGLDILFDAKTQCVKKFVLHTNYPGHYNFNMYHRCEFSLTLPPENNSTESGKLIDVSPSPVTITAYTKWDRISEQLKASARPVVLNRASSTNTTNPFGCTFCYGIRDAIVEVMANQHIASVTLYRAV; from the exons ATGTTGGAACTCGAGGTAGTGCCCGAAAGATCCCTCGGCTGCGAGCAGTGGGAATTTATTTTAG GCATGCATTTTTCCCAATCTGTATCAATAATACAATCCCAAGTGGGCATTATAAGGGGAGTACAAGTACTTTATAGTGATAGT AATCCTTTAGAAGTAGATTTAGTAATAAACTTACCTCATGATGGAGTTCGGCTTATATTCGACCCAGTGGTGCAAAGGCTCAAAATAATTGAGATTTATAACATGAAATTAGTTAAACTCAAATACTGTGGTTTGCCATTCAATTCACCAGAGGTTTTGCCATCTATTGAACAGATTGAACATTCATTTGGAGCAACCCATCCTGGTGTTTACGATAGTGATAAACAA GTATTTGTGTTAAATTTTCGAGGACTATCGTTTTACTTCCCCATTGATTCAAAGTTCCAACCTGGATATGCACATGGATTAGGATCATTGCAATTCCCAAATGGAACATCTCCCCTTGTGGCAAAAACAGCTATTTATGTTGGTAACATGGGTGCTGGAGGTGGAAGCGATGAGCATAACTTAAAGGCACCACCACCACCTCTACCactt GTTTGCTATCATAACAATTTGTATTTAGAAAAGGCAGATGTCATGCGAGACAAAATGCGTACACGAGGTCTTAGATTGCACCTTTTCACAGAAGGTAGCTCTGTAACAAGGGTATTACTGGAGCCAAAAAAACGCTGCTTAACCAAAgag GTGTTATTTGGTGACACTTGTGAAGATGTGCTGAGTGCTTTGGGAGCACCATCTCGAGTCTTTTTCAAAGCCGAAGATAAGATGCGCATTCATAGCCCTCACGCACACAAACGCGATAAAATAAGACGTTCGGATTTCTTCTACAACTATTTTACTTTAGGATTG gatattttatttgatgCCAAAACCCAATGTGTTAAGAAGTTTGTGCTACACACAAATTACCCGGGgcattataattttaacatGTACCATCGTTGCGAGTTTTCTTTAACTCTTCCACCAGAAAATAATTCCACCGAATCGGGGAAACTTATAGATGTTTCCCCTTCTCCAGTTACG ATCACTGCCTACACGAAATGGGATAGAATAAGCGAACAGTTGAAGGCTAGTGCACGGCCAGTAGTATTGAACCGTGCTTCCTCGACGAACACAACAAATCCATTTGGGTGTACGTTTTGTTATGGTATACGCGACGCGATCGTCGAAGTCATGGCAAATCAACACATCGCGAGTGTAACTTTATACAGAGCTGTGTGA
- the LOC126865137 gene encoding phosphoenolpyruvate carboxykinase [GTP]-like, with translation MSPRIDPIRWSNLASTSFLTSRSFSIAAASVRGSLIGSPKNLRYFGPIDSVNVSGNKQKIAGFAILSHRIIPNVAEMPHAIDVYYPRVSTLVTNVAKNPSISNSYDCIGKIPLLNTLTEPLAPKVCSYVEECASLCCPKDIYICDGSDAEYDHLLKLMEKNGTISALPKYENCWLARTNPADVARVEKCTFISTDCKRDTIPTPRNGVTGELGNWISPVDMDKAILERFPGCMKGRTMYVIPFSMGPMGSPLSKIGIEITDSAYVVCSMRIMTRMGKKVLETLGNEDFVKCLHSVGVPKRDSKVEVNSSWPCDPERTVILHKPAKNEIVSYGSGYGGNSLLGKKCFALRIGSTIARDEGWFAEHMLILAITNPKGRKRYITAAFPSACGKTNLAMMQPTLPGYKVECVGDDITWMKFDREGRLRAINPENGFFGVAPGTNSATNPNAMRTIFKNTIFTNVAATSDGGVFWEGLEKEISDDVEITDWRGKKWTRESRTPAAHPNSRFCTPVKQCPIVDPAWEEPTGVPIDAILFGGRRPEGIPLIYQARNWQHGVFIGASMRSEATAAAEHTDKAIMHDPFAMRPFFGYNFGHYLNHWLNMTEVKNVKLPAIFHVNWFRKNADGKYLWPGYGENSRVLDWILRRLDGEDVAVDSAIGLLPKLQSFNLENLKENIDMKELFSLPKDFWQKEVEHLREYFDAQVGDDLPAAIREELDRLASNVDKL, from the exons ATGTCGCCGAGAATCGATCCGATACGCTGGTCGAATCTTGCCAGCACCAGTTTCCTCACTTCAAGAAGCTTCTCCATAGCTGCAGCTTCCGTCAGAGGATCGTTGATCGGCAGCCCGAAGAATCTTCGATATTTTGGACCGATCGATAGTGTTAACGTCTCTGGAAACAAACAGAAGATAGCAGGATTCGCGATTTTGAGCCATCGAATTATTCCAAACGTTGCAGAGATGCCGCACGCGATCGACGTGTATTATCCGCG aGTGTCCACGTTGGTCACAAATGTGGCGAAAAATCCATCCATCAGCAACAGTTACGATTGTATAGGGAAGATACCGTTGCTGAATACACTGACAGAACCCCTTGCTCCAAAAGTTTGTTCATACGTCGAGGAATGTGCATCCCTTTGCTGTCCTAAGGACATTTACATTTGCGATGGAAGCGATGCAGAGTACGATCATCTGTTGAAGCTTATGGAAAAGAATGGAACAATATCGGCTTTACCAAAATATGAAAACTG TTGGCTTGCTAGAACGAATCCAGCGGACGTAGCGCGCGTCGAGAAATGCACGTTCATCAGCACCGACTGCAAACGCGATACTATTCCTACTCCACGTAACGGTGTTACCGGAGAACTGGGTAACTGGATTTCTCCGGTTGACATGGACAAAGCTATTCTTGAACGTTTCCCAGGATGCATGAAAG GTCGAACAATGTACGTCATCCCCTTCAGCATGGGTCCAATGGGCTCACCTCTGTCAAAGATTGGAATAGAGATCACAGATTCCGCATATGTCGTCTGTTCCATGAGGATAATGACCAGGATGGGGAAAAAAGTCCTAGAAACCCTTGGCAATGAAGATTTCGTTAAATGTCTGCACTCTGTCGGTGTACCAAAAAGAGACTCCAAGGTTGAAGTTAACTCTTCCTGGCCCTGTGATCCTGAAAGGACCGTCATCCTTCATAAACCAGCCAAGAATGAAATAGTTTCTTACGGTAGCGGTTATGGTGGCAATTCTTTGCTTGGAAAAAAATGTTTCGCTCTGAGAATTGGTTCGACTATTGCTAGGGATGAAGGATGGTTTGCAGAACATATGCTT ATACTGGCTATCACAAATCCAAAAGGTAGAAAGCGTTACATTACTGCAGCGTTCCCCAGTGCTTGCGGCAAGACCAACCTAGCCATGATGCAGCCGACGTTACCAGGGTACAAAGTCGAGTGCGTGGGAGATGATATCACCTGGATGAAATTCGACCGGGAAGGCAGACTCCGTGCTATAAATCCAGAAAATGGATTCTTCGGCGTGGCACCCGGAACCAATAGCGCTACCAACCCTAATGCTATGAGAACTATCTTCAAGAACACTATCTTCACCAATGTGGCCGCAACCAGCGACGGAGGAGTCTTCTGGGAAGGattggaaaaagaaatcaGCGATGACGTTGAA ATCACCGATTGGCGAGGCAAAAAGTGGACCAGAGAATCTAGGACCCCAGCAGCGCACCCCAATTCCAGATTCTGTACACCAGTCAAACAATGTCCTATTGTCGATCCTGCTTGGGAAGAACCAACAGGTGTTCCCATCGATGCTATTCTGTTTGGAGGACGAAGACCAGAAGGTATTCCTCTTATATATCAAGCTAGAAACTGGCAACATGGTGTTTTCATTGGAGCTTCGATGAGGTCTGAAGCTACTGCTGCAGCGGAACATACG GACAAAGCAATCATGCACGATCCGTTTGCTATGAGACCCTTCTTCGGCTACAATTTCGGACATTATCTCAATCACTGGCTGAATATGACCGAAGTGAAAAATGTCAAGTTACCAGCTATATTCCACGTGAATTGGTTCAGGAAGAATGCGGATGGCAAGTACCTTTGGCCAGGATATGGCGAGAACTCACGCGTTCTAGACTGGATTCTTCGAAGGCTCGACGGCGAAGACGTTGCCGTAGATTCTGCCATAGGTTTATTACCAAAATTACAGTCGTTCAATTTGGAAAACTTGAAGGAGAATATAGATATGAAGGAATTGTTCAGTTTACCGAAAGATTTCTGGCAAAAGGAAGTTGAGCACCTTAGGGAATATTTCGATGCGCAAGTAGGCGACGATTTACCTGCAGCCATTCGTGAAGAGCTCGATCGTCTCGCTTCTAACGTGGATAAGCTTTAA